One genomic segment of Stigmatopora argus isolate UIUO_Sarg chromosome 18, RoL_Sarg_1.0, whole genome shotgun sequence includes these proteins:
- the LOC144092501 gene encoding zinc finger protein Pegasus-like isoform X2 translates to MEEIKTEPLDFVREFQEYLTQQTQHVNMISGSICEEKDPVALRSEHNGLDPPSVEVSLPLEEVSDVQMVGLERTCDGKYKCSFCNYVNKGMTRLIEHIRIHTGEKPHRCQLCPFASAYERHLEAHVRSHTGEKPYKCNLCAFRCSDRGNLSHHRRRRHKQPPARVARPPFVVTRSLATLQKRSGSLGFGRRPALTPPPPAKSDYVNDAPHHHLNASDGRNPPRLPEIDFSRAFDNPLEQLASLNPADLRSESSHMLPNGDEKPIVIQEVTGARAETCSNGVQTLTPKSEYPATDHASHEPRPGLDIHDEALCAGGSRPGTPRAAAATAPESDGPQRCPHCDINFPDNVLYTIHMGCHVYEHPFRCNVCGHTCTDKYDFACHFAQGQHRK, encoded by the exons ATGGAAGAGATTAAGACAGAACCTTTGGATTTTGTGAGGGAATTTCAAGAATACCTGACACAGCAAACGCAGCACGTCAATATGATTTCAGGTTCTATTTGTGAAGAAAAAGACC CAGTGGCCCTGAGGAGCGAGCACAATGGTCTGGATCCCCCGTCCGTGGAGGTGAGCCTCCCTCTGGAGGAAGTGTCGGACGTGCAAATGGTTGGACTGGAAAGGACGTGCGATGGCAAATACAAGTGCAGCTTTTGCAACTATGTCAACAAGGGCATGACCCGCTTGATCGAGCACATCCGCATCCATACAG GAGAAAAACCGCACCGCTGCCAGCTGTGCCCGTTCGCCTCGGCCTACGAGCGCCACCTGGAGGCCCACGTGCGCTCGCACACGGGCGAGAAGCCATACAAGTGCAACCTGTGCGCCTTCCGCTGTAGCGACCGCGGCAACCTGTCGCACCACCGTCGCCGGCGCCATAAGCAGCCGCCCGCCCGGGTGGCGCGCCCGCCCTTCGTCGTCACGCGAAGCCTGGCCACGCTGCAGAAGCGGAGCGGATCGCTGGGCTTCGGAAGACGCCCGGCCTTGACCCCGCCGCCCCCGGCCAAGTCGGACTACGTCAACGACGCGCCCCACCACCATTTGAACGCGAGCGACGGTAGGAACCCTCCCAGGTTGCCGGAAATCGACTTCAGCAGAGCTTTCGACAACCCGCTGGAACAGCTGGCTTCGCTGAACCCGGCCGACCTCCGGTCCGAATCCTCGCACATGCTCCCCAACGGCGACGAGAAGCCGATAGTGATACAGGAAGTGACGGGCGCGCGAGCCGAAACGTGCTCCAACGGCGTGCAGACTCTAACGCCTAAAAGCGAATACCCCGCCACGGACCACGCGAGTCACGAGCCGCGTCCCGGTCTGGACATCCACGACGAGGCTTTGTGCGCCGGCGGGAGTCGGCCCGGCACGCCCCGAGCGGCCGCCGCGACCGCTCCGGAAAGCGACGGACCGCAGCGGTGTCCGCACTGCGACATCAACTTTCCCGACAATGTACTGTACACCATCCACATGGGGTGCCACGTTTACGAGCACCCCTTTCGCTGCAACGTCTGCGGACACACGTGCACTGACAAGTATGACTTTGCCTGCCATTTTGCCCAAGGGCAGCACAGAAAGTGA
- the LOC144092501 gene encoding zinc finger protein Pegasus-like isoform X1, with amino-acid sequence MEEIKTEPLDFVREFQEYLTQQTQHVNMISGSICEEKDPVALRSEHNGLDPPSVEVSLPLEEVSDVQMVGLERTCDGKYKCSFCNYVNKGMTRLIEHIRIHTGEKPHRCQLCPFASAYERHLEAHVRSHTGEKPYKCNLCAFRCSDRGNLSHHRRRRHKQPPARVARPPFVVTRSLATLQKRSGSLGFGRRPALTPPPPAKSDYVNDAPHHHLNASDGRNPPRLPEIDFSRAFDNPLEQLASLNPADLRSESSHMLPNGDEKPIVIQEVTGARAETCSNGVQTLTPKSEYPATDHASHEPRPGLDIHDEALCAGGSRPGTPRAAAATAPESDGPQRCPHCDINFPDNVLYTIHMGCHVYEHPFRCNVCGHTCTDKYDFACHFAQGQHRK; translated from the exons ATGGAAGAGATTAAGACAGAACCTTTGGATTTTGTGAGGGAATTTCAAGAATACCTGACACAGCAAACGCAGCACGTCAATATGATTTCAGGTTCTATTTGTGAAGAAAAAGACCCTG TGGCCCTGAGGAGCGAGCACAATGGTCTGGATCCCCCGTCCGTGGAGGTGAGCCTCCCTCTGGAGGAAGTGTCGGACGTGCAAATGGTTGGACTGGAAAGGACGTGCGATGGCAAATACAAGTGCAGCTTTTGCAACTATGTCAACAAGGGCATGACCCGCTTGATCGAGCACATCCGCATCCATACAG GAGAAAAACCGCACCGCTGCCAGCTGTGCCCGTTCGCCTCGGCCTACGAGCGCCACCTGGAGGCCCACGTGCGCTCGCACACGGGCGAGAAGCCATACAAGTGCAACCTGTGCGCCTTCCGCTGTAGCGACCGCGGCAACCTGTCGCACCACCGTCGCCGGCGCCATAAGCAGCCGCCCGCCCGGGTGGCGCGCCCGCCCTTCGTCGTCACGCGAAGCCTGGCCACGCTGCAGAAGCGGAGCGGATCGCTGGGCTTCGGAAGACGCCCGGCCTTGACCCCGCCGCCCCCGGCCAAGTCGGACTACGTCAACGACGCGCCCCACCACCATTTGAACGCGAGCGACGGTAGGAACCCTCCCAGGTTGCCGGAAATCGACTTCAGCAGAGCTTTCGACAACCCGCTGGAACAGCTGGCTTCGCTGAACCCGGCCGACCTCCGGTCCGAATCCTCGCACATGCTCCCCAACGGCGACGAGAAGCCGATAGTGATACAGGAAGTGACGGGCGCGCGAGCCGAAACGTGCTCCAACGGCGTGCAGACTCTAACGCCTAAAAGCGAATACCCCGCCACGGACCACGCGAGTCACGAGCCGCGTCCCGGTCTGGACATCCACGACGAGGCTTTGTGCGCCGGCGGGAGTCGGCCCGGCACGCCCCGAGCGGCCGCCGCGACCGCTCCGGAAAGCGACGGACCGCAGCGGTGTCCGCACTGCGACATCAACTTTCCCGACAATGTACTGTACACCATCCACATGGGGTGCCACGTTTACGAGCACCCCTTTCGCTGCAACGTCTGCGGACACACGTGCACTGACAAGTATGACTTTGCCTGCCATTTTGCCCAAGGGCAGCACAGAAAGTGA